From one Dermacentor variabilis isolate Ectoservices chromosome 3, ASM5094787v1, whole genome shotgun sequence genomic stretch:
- the LOC142576167 gene encoding uncharacterized protein LOC142576167, translating to MLARLKAKLLRFFLPSHRDGVPPEDRRRASEKRKRDESMDGDNDDDDDVIVEARNKRKHFRTNDTRLAGPGRADNRHESWLRWAIRKPMQNYFVGQAVSCLTPTAPGPPQQRPVVPRLQPLHEQMTFWPLERNQNDRSSSGSASRASLLSTAERREPTLELGGPVENHSSSLYKAGSAHTQRSQPQSPEMQRSSSPTNADSAVPVRNGGRYLASTPYSCMRLQEKREYQLLLRQQCTAPHCNMKLSLQDASMSTTDTNSTVAFSKTEWPLSRSRSPDATKAVKPRGDRPALASFTNSSSSTRQLTPSKIKASSKPLLTPASTFPKPTRGAASLARDPPTAKNSSASSSSTAHTSSPEVPELPSSHFFSPAWLQELKDKLTHMDQTAQACIISKEKGLEVQLEKTYSLHSRKKPPVTEVQTEVIKKEVLPKLTPKMEAAIDKALRPTPADEVIATGFKLTVTRKDMETLAGLNWLNDEVINFYMNMLMERGRTQPGLPSVYAFNTFFYPKLLASGYAAIKRWTRRVDIFAHDLILVPVHLGVHWCLAVIDFRHNTIRYYDSMGGRNPECLEALRKYLQEESRDKKQKELDLSKWTYEIVKDIPHQMNGSDCGMFALKYAEYITRDAKITFEQLNMPYFRRRMVYEILTNKLL from the coding sequence ATGTTGGCGAGACTGAAGGCCAAGCTCCTCCGTTTCTTTTTACCTTCTCACAGGGACGGCGTACCGCCGGAGGACCGCCGGCGCGCTTCAGAGAAACGTAAACGCGACGAAAGCATGGATGGtgacaatgatgatgacgacgatgtcaTTGTCGAGGCCCGGAACAAACGCAAGCACTTTCGCACGAACGACACTCGTCTGGCAGGGCCGGGCAGAGCGGATAATCGTCACGAGAGCTGGCTGCGCTGGGCGATCCGCAAGCCGATGCAAAACTACTTCGTCGGCCAGGCGGTCAGTTGTCTCACCCCGACGGCACCTGGACCACCCCAACAGCGACCTGTTGTGCCGCGGTTACAACCTCTGCACGAGCAGATGACGTTCTGGCCTCTGGAGCGGAACCAGAACGACAGATCTTCGTCCGGTTCTGCGTCGAGAGCGTCGCTACTGTCGACGGCTGAGCGCCGCGAGCCAACGCTGGAGCTTGGCGGGCCCGTCGAGAACCACAGCTCATCACTGTATAAAGCCGGCAGCGCGCATACGCAGAGGTCCCAGCCTCAGAGTCCCGAGATGCAGAGATCATCGAGTCCGACAAACGCCGATTCCGCGGTTCCAGTGCGCAATGGTGGTCGCTACCTGGCTTCGACGCCGTACAGTTGCATGCGCCTTCAAGAGAAGCGCGAATACCAGTTGCTtcttcggcagcagtgcaccgcTCCGCACTGCAATATGAAGCTAAGTTTGCAGGATGCGTCCATGAGTACCACTGACACCAATAGCACCGTTGCTTTCTCGAAGACCGAGTGGCCTCTTTCGAGATCCCGATCGCCAGATGCGACGAAGGCTGTGAAACCGCGGGGTGATAGGCCAGCCCTTGCCTCTTTTACGAACTCGTCTTCTTCGACGAGGCAGTTGACACCTTCGAAAATTAAGGCGTCCTCAAAACCTTTGCTGACTCCTGCGTCCACATTTCCCAAGCCAACTCGCGGGGCAGCTTCGTTAGCCCGtgatcctcctacagcaaagaaCTCGTCGGCGTCTTCGTCATCAACGGCGCACACGTCGTCGCCTGAAGTGCCAGAACTTCCTTCCAGCCACTTCTTCTCGCCGGCATGGCTCCAGGAGCTAAAAGACAAGCTCACACACATGGACCAAACTGCTCAGGCATGTATAATATCCAAGGAGAAGGGTTTAGAAGTCCAGCTAGAGAAAACTTATTCCTTGCATTCGAGAAAAAAGCCTCCTGTAACAGAGGTCCAAACAGAAGTGATCAAGAAAGAAGTGCTCCCCAAGCTAACACCCAAGATGGAAGCGGCTATAGACAAAGCCCTGAGGCCAACTCCTGCCGATGAAGTGATCGCCACGGGATTCAAGCTGACAGTGACGCGTAAGGACATGGAAACACTTGCTGGTTTGAATTGGCTGAATGATGAGGTCATCAACTTCTACATGAACATGCTCATGGAGCGCGGCCGCACACAGCCGGGCCTGCCTTCGGTGTATGCCTTTAACACCTTCTTCTACCCCAAGCTGCTTGCCAGTGGTTATGCTGCTATCAAGCGTTGGACGCGACGAGTGGATATTTTTGCACATGACCTCATTCTTGTTCCTGTACATCTGGGCGTACACTGGTGCCTAGCAGTCATTGACTTCCGACACAACACAATTCGTTATTATGACTCCATGGGCGGCAGAAATCCTGAGTGCCTCGAGGCTCTGCGCAAGTACCTCCAGGAAGAAAGTAGAGACAAAAAGCAGAAGGAACTTGATCTATCCAAGTGGACCTATGAGATTGTGAAAGACATTCCGCACCAAATGAATGGAAGTGACTGTGGCATGTTTGCACTGAAGTATGCAGAGTACATTACACGAGATGCGAAGATCACTTTTGAACAGTTGAACATGCCGTACTTCAGGAGGCGCATGGTGTATGAAATTCTTACCAACAAGCTTCTCTAA